In Saccharothrix syringae, the following are encoded in one genomic region:
- a CDS encoding 1,4-dihydroxy-2-naphthoyl-CoA synthase, which yields MADQDVSELFDPSRWKAVEGFDFTDITYHRAVDQGTVRIAFNRPEVRNAFRPHTVDELYRALDHARMSSDVGCVLLTGNGPSPRDGGWAFCSGGDQRIRGRSGYQYASGETADTIDPARAGRLHILECQRLIRFMPKVVIAVVPGWAAGGGHSLHVVCDLTLASAEHARFKQTDADVGSFDGGYGSAYLARQVGQKFAREIFFLGRAYSAEEMHRMGAVNAVVPHAELETTALEWAKEVNGKSPTAQRMLKYAFNLIDDGLVGQQIFAGETTRLAYMTDEAVEGRDAFLEKRAPDWSDFPYHY from the coding sequence GTGGCAGACCAGGACGTTTCCGAGCTGTTCGACCCCAGCCGCTGGAAGGCGGTCGAGGGCTTCGACTTCACCGACATCACCTACCACCGCGCGGTGGACCAGGGCACGGTGCGCATCGCGTTCAACCGGCCCGAGGTGCGCAACGCGTTCCGCCCGCACACGGTCGACGAGCTGTACCGCGCGCTGGACCACGCGCGGATGAGCTCCGACGTCGGCTGCGTGCTGCTGACCGGCAACGGACCGTCCCCCCGTGACGGCGGGTGGGCGTTCTGCTCGGGCGGCGACCAGCGCATCCGCGGCCGCAGCGGGTACCAGTACGCCTCGGGTGAGACGGCGGACACCATCGACCCGGCGCGGGCGGGCAGGCTGCACATCCTGGAGTGCCAGCGGCTGATCCGCTTCATGCCGAAGGTGGTGATCGCGGTGGTCCCGGGCTGGGCCGCGGGCGGCGGGCACAGCCTGCACGTGGTGTGCGACCTCACGCTGGCCAGCGCCGAGCACGCGCGCTTCAAGCAGACCGACGCGGACGTCGGCAGCTTCGACGGCGGCTACGGCTCGGCGTACCTGGCGCGGCAGGTGGGGCAGAAGTTCGCCCGGGAGATCTTCTTCCTCGGCCGCGCCTACAGCGCCGAGGAGATGCACCGGATGGGCGCGGTCAACGCGGTCGTGCCCCACGCCGAGCTGGAGACGACGGCCCTGGAGTGGGCGAAGGAGGTCAACGGCAAGTCACCCACGGCCCAGCGCATGCTGAAGTACGCCTTCAACCTCATCGACGACGGTCTGGTCGGGCAGCAGATCTTCGCCGGCGAGACCACGCGCCTGGCCTACATGACCGACGAGGCGGTCGAGGGCAGGGACGCCTTCCTGGAGAAGCGCGCCCCCGACTGGTCCGACTTCCCGTACCACTACTGA
- the menE gene encoding o-succinylbenzoate--CoA ligase, producing the protein MGTSGSTGEPKTVLLSASALVASAELTHARLGGPGTWLLALPTTHIAGIQVLVRSIVAGTRPGVLDLADGFRASGFAAAARSVLAGPGRHYTALVPTQLARLVATDGPGLAAARGFDAVLLGGAAAPPALLDRARALGVRVVTTYGMSETSGGCVYDGLPLDGVHVRLVGGRIEVRGPVLALGYQGGERFGEWFRTGDLGRIRPDGTLEVLGRADDVIISGGENVAPALVERALTAQRGVREACAVGLPDPEWGQVVAAAVVPEDPGHLPDVDALRAAVGDTIGRFAIPKRVIFVSELPLRGPGKVDRRAVAGSFG; encoded by the coding sequence GTGGGCACCTCGGGCTCCACGGGCGAACCCAAGACCGTCCTGCTCTCCGCGTCCGCCCTGGTCGCCTCGGCCGAGCTGACGCACGCCCGGCTCGGCGGCCCCGGCACGTGGCTGCTCGCCCTGCCCACCACCCACATCGCCGGCATCCAGGTGCTGGTCCGCTCGATCGTGGCCGGGACCCGACCGGGTGTCCTGGACCTCGCCGACGGTTTCCGGGCCTCCGGCTTCGCCGCCGCCGCGCGTTCGGTGCTGGCCGGTCCCGGGCGGCACTACACCGCGCTCGTCCCGACCCAGCTGGCCCGCCTGGTCGCCACCGACGGGCCGGGGCTGGCGGCCGCGCGCGGGTTCGACGCGGTGCTCCTCGGCGGGGCGGCCGCGCCGCCGGCGCTGCTCGACCGGGCCCGCGCCCTCGGCGTGCGGGTCGTCACCACCTACGGCATGAGCGAGACCTCCGGCGGCTGCGTGTACGACGGGTTGCCGCTGGACGGGGTGCACGTCCGGCTGGTCGGCGGGCGGATCGAGGTCCGGGGTCCGGTGCTGGCCCTCGGCTACCAGGGCGGCGAGCGGTTCGGCGAGTGGTTCCGGACCGGCGACCTCGGGCGCATCCGCCCGGACGGCACCCTCGAAGTGCTGGGCCGCGCGGACGACGTGATCATCAGCGGCGGCGAGAACGTCGCGCCGGCGCTGGTCGAGCGCGCCCTCACCGCCCAGCGCGGCGTGCGGGAGGCGTGCGCGGTCGGGCTGCCCGACCCCGAGTGGGGCCAGGTCGTCGCCGCCGCCGTGGTGCCGGAGGACCCCGGTCACCTGCCGGACGTCGATGCGCTGCGTGCGGCCGTCGGCGACACGATCGGGCGGTTCGCGATTCCGAAACGGGTGATATTCGTGTCCGAGCTTCCCCTGCGGGGACCCGGCAAAGTGGATCGGAGAGCTGTCGCCGGCTCGTTTGGGTGA
- a CDS encoding 1,4-dihydroxy-2-naphthoate polyprenyltransferase, producing the protein MATVAQWVSGTRPRTLPNSIAPVLVGAGAAHHIDEFNATWSLLALLVSVALQVGVNYANDYSDGIRGTDAHRVGPFRLVGSGSAEPRAVRAAAFAALGVAAVAGLVLVVLSGRYWLLAFGAVCIAAAWFYTGGRKPYGYAGLGELAVFLFFGPAAVLGTLYVQTGEVTGIGIGGAVAMGAFSTGVMIANSLRDIPTDVQAGKRTLATVLGDRDSRRLYLALVAIPFLITLAIGLRVPLALVGFLALPLVALGARRVAKGSKGRDLIPVLRDTGLAMLVWGIAVPAALVLG; encoded by the coding sequence ATGGCCACAGTCGCCCAGTGGGTTTCGGGGACCCGCCCCCGCACGCTGCCGAACTCGATCGCGCCCGTGCTGGTCGGTGCCGGTGCCGCGCACCACATCGACGAGTTCAACGCCACGTGGTCGCTACTGGCCCTGCTGGTGTCGGTCGCGCTCCAGGTGGGCGTGAACTACGCCAACGACTACTCCGACGGCATCCGCGGCACCGACGCCCACCGCGTCGGCCCGTTCCGCCTGGTCGGCTCCGGCTCGGCCGAGCCGAGGGCGGTGCGCGCGGCGGCGTTCGCCGCGCTGGGCGTGGCCGCGGTCGCGGGCCTGGTGCTGGTCGTGCTGTCCGGGCGGTACTGGCTGCTCGCGTTCGGCGCGGTGTGCATCGCGGCGGCGTGGTTCTACACCGGCGGCCGCAAGCCGTACGGGTACGCCGGCCTGGGCGAGCTGGCCGTGTTCCTCTTCTTCGGCCCGGCGGCCGTGCTGGGCACGCTGTACGTGCAGACCGGCGAGGTCACCGGCATCGGCATCGGGGGCGCGGTCGCGATGGGCGCGTTCTCCACCGGCGTGATGATCGCCAACAGCCTGCGCGACATCCCGACCGACGTGCAGGCGGGCAAGCGCACCCTGGCCACGGTGCTGGGCGACCGCGACTCGCGCCGCCTCTACCTGGCCCTGGTCGCGATCCCGTTCCTGATCACCCTGGCCATCGGCCTGCGCGTGCCGCTGGCCCTGGTCGGCTTCCTCGCCCTGCCGCTGGTCGCCCTCGGCGCCCGGCGCGTCGCGAAGGGGTCGAAGGGCCGCGACCTGATCCCGGTCCTGCGCGACACGGGCCTGGCGATGCTGGTCTGGGGCATCGCGGTGCCCGCCGCGCTGGTCCTGGGGTGA